The Vibrio aerogenes nucleotide sequence TGCCCAGCGTTAACCGGACCGCATCAATCAGATGCGGGAAGACCTGCGGTGTAATCACCCGGACGATAATTTGCCAGCTGTTACCGCCCAGTGTTTGTGCTTTGATCAATTGTTCTTCCGGCAGAGACTGGGTTTTCAGCTGCATATCGCGGATGATCATCGGGCAGATGCCGACAAAAATCAGGGCGACTTTGGAAACTTCGCCCAGCCCCAGAGAAATGAACAGAATCGGCAGAACGGCCATGGGCGGAATCAGGGAGATTGCGGTGACAAACGGAGACAACGAAGCTCGCACCAGCGGCACCATGCCATTGGCAATACCAAGACATAGTCCAAACAGAGCGCTGAGCCCGACACCAATCCCGAGACGTTGCAGGCTGGCGAAGGTATCTGCCCACAGCAAATATTCACCGGTTCGCCTGCTTGGGGTGAATGCCATCCGTTCAATTGCACTGGCAAAACTATGGAATGCCGGCAGCAGTTTATCTGCTGGATTCACTGCCAGACGGGCATCAGATGCAATCAGGTAGATGACCAGCAGGATGGCAAACGGCAGTATGCCCAGCATCAGACGGGTCGGACGTGATGGCTTTCGGTTGATCAGTCGGGTCATGTTTTCTCCGTTTAAGGGTTAGTTCGCTTTCGTTGTTGATTCCCTCTGGGTGCTTACAGTTGCCCTTTCGCTGCCATGTCCATATACGCCGGATCAAAACGCAACTTGATATTTGACGGGTTACCGTAAACACCTGCCGGAGTTTCAATGCCGATAAACGAGGCATCTGGCGCGCCTTCACCTAACAGACCATGGTCAAAGGAGAACTCAGCTACCTTTTGCATCGTGTCTTTCAGGGCGGTACTTTGCGTGAATTTGACGGCTTCTGCCGGGTTGTAGAACATCCGGGTGGCTTTCAATTGTGCGTTGTAACCGGCCAGATCTGTTCCGGAAGCTTTTGCCATAAAGGTTTTGGCTTTATCTGCTTTGGTCTTGTCTGTCATTTCAGACATGACTTCATACCAGGCGCCGGTGAGTGCTTTGGCAAATTTCGGGTTGTCCTTCAGAATCCGGGTATTTACGACCAGAGAGTCAATGATTTCACCGGGAATTTTTGAGGAGTCGAAGACCAGAGAATTATCCGGCTGGGCTGTGATTTCGCTGAGCAGCGGATTCCAGGTCACAACTGAAGTGACATCAGATGTCTGATAAGCGGCGACGATATCTGCATCGGATGTGTTGACGACACGCACATCTTTTTCAGCCAGTCCGACACTTTCCAGGCCCCGTGCCATCAGGTAGTGAGAGACGCTCAGCTCAACCAGATTGACGTTCTGACCTTTGATATCACGAATCGATTTATTTTTACCTTTCAGAACAATACCGTCATTGCCGTCTGAAAAGTCCCCGACAATCAGTGCGGTTGAGTCGACACCGCTGGCCGCCGGAATCGTCAGAGCATCCATATTGGTCATGACCGTGGCATCAAACTGACCGGCGGTATATTGGTTAATCGATTCCACATAATCATTCACCTGAATGACTTTAATGTTGATGCCGTATTTATCGGCCCATTTTTTCAGGATGCCGGCATGATCAGCATAATCCCACGGCATCCATCCGACATAGATTGACCATGCCAGGGTAAAGTCTTTTTTCTCTTTGGCAAATGCGGACGCTGACACCGAAAATACAGCGATTAAACTTGCTGAAAGCATCAGCGTCGTGAGTAATTGTTTCAGAAAAGATTTCATGGGATCACCTCCACTGTGAGTCACGGTTGAATCATTGCACAAGAGACATAACCAATAATGATTGGCTGGCCTCCCGGGCTTTTATCCCGCCGTGTGACCTCAGTTGAGGTTGACAACTCTCGGTCCAGTCACTGTTTTTGAATCGATATAAGTTGAATCAATCACAGCCGGAACCCTAGATGTCCATTTGACAAATTGTTGTTAGCAATACTTTGCCGTTAGCAATACTATCGCGTTATGCTCTTCGCAACTAACAGACTCAAACAGCAAACTGCATGCCAGTTTTATAAAATTCATTTATTTCATGTGGTTATATTGATTGAATTGTTTTTAGTTTGTGAGTGAAAGTTTTATTCTGGTGCAGGAGAAGAACAATGATGGTGCAAAATTCAGCCAGACTGACCGGTGTGGCTGACGATGCACATGCTGCGCTCAGACATCATGTGCACCGGTTTTTTTCAGGGGTTATTCTGCGTAAGCTTTGGCGATTTCTTCAGCAATGATGGTGATGCCTTTCTGCATCTGTTCATCATCCTGAACGTAGTTCATCCGCAGGCATTGATGACCATGTTCCCATGCTTCTTCCTGCCCGATAAAGAAGTACTCTCCGGGTACAATCAGCACGCCCCGGTCTTTCAGGCGCTGATAAAGTTCCATCGTCGTGATTGGCAGTTCATCGAACCAGAGCCAGAGGAAAATCGCACCTTCCGGTTTATGAATCCGGAAACGAGGATCGGGGATGGCCTGTTGAAGCAGTTCAATCGCCCGCTGTGATTTTTGCTGATAAAACGGACGAATGACTTCACTGCTCAGGCGCAGAATGTCGTTGTTTTCTATCATGTGATTGGCCAGTACCGGCCCGACACTACCGGGGGAAAGGCTGATAATACCGTTCAGGTTACTCAGTGCGGTTGTTACCGCTTCATTTGCAATCACGATACCGCAGCGGAGTCCGGGCAGGCCCAGCTTTGACAGGCTCATACACAGAATGGTGTTTTCATTCCAGAACGGTTTTACATCTTCAAAGATGATATTCGGAAAGGGCAATCCATAAGCGTTATCGATAATCAGCGGAATATTGTGCTGCCGGGCCAATTGGTCCAGCTTGTGGATTTCTTCATCGGTCAGCACGTTACCGGTCGGGTTGGTTGGCCGTGAAGCACAGATAGCCGCAATTGACTCATCAATGTTCAGGTTTTCAAAATCGACGTGGTATTTGAACAGCCGGTTGTCCAGATACTCTATTTCCGGGCGGCCGGAAACAAAAATATCATCGTGAATGCCGGCATCACCATAGCCGATATATTCCGGCGCCAGTGGCAGCAAGACCTTTTTATGTGTGCCGTCCGGTTGAGCGCCGGTCAGCAGGTTGAACAGATAAAAGAAT carries:
- a CDS encoding ABC transporter permease, whose product is MTRLINRKPSRPTRLMLGILPFAILLVIYLIASDARLAVNPADKLLPAFHSFASAIERMAFTPSRRTGEYLLWADTFASLQRLGIGVGLSALFGLCLGIANGMVPLVRASLSPFVTAISLIPPMAVLPILFISLGLGEVSKVALIFVGICPMIIRDMQLKTQSLPEEQLIKAQTLGGNSWQIIVRVITPQVFPHLIDAVRLTLGSAWLFLIAAEAIVATEGLGYRIFLVRRYLSMDVILPYVLWITLLAYLMDWLLKLLSRKVSPWYHQSQGA
- a CDS encoding putative urea ABC transporter substrate-binding protein; this translates as MKSFLKQLLTTLMLSASLIAVFSVSASAFAKEKKDFTLAWSIYVGWMPWDYADHAGILKKWADKYGINIKVIQVNDYVESINQYTAGQFDATVMTNMDALTIPAASGVDSTALIVGDFSDGNDGIVLKGKNKSIRDIKGQNVNLVELSVSHYLMARGLESVGLAEKDVRVVNTSDADIVAAYQTSDVTSVVTWNPLLSEITAQPDNSLVFDSSKIPGEIIDSLVVNTRILKDNPKFAKALTGAWYEVMSEMTDKTKADKAKTFMAKASGTDLAGYNAQLKATRMFYNPAEAVKFTQSTALKDTMQKVAEFSFDHGLLGEGAPDASFIGIETPAGVYGNPSNIKLRFDPAYMDMAAKGQL
- a CDS encoding valine--pyruvate transaminase; protein product: MQFSSFGEKFNRYTGITQLMDDLNDGLRTPGAIMLGGGNPAAIPAMLDYFHQANQSLLDNGKLVAAMANYDGPQGNDAFIRSLAGLLRETFGWDISEKNISLTNGSQSGFFYLFNLLTGAQPDGTHKKVLLPLAPEYIGYGDAGIHDDIFVSGRPEIEYLDNRLFKYHVDFENLNIDESIAAICASRPTNPTGNVLTDEEIHKLDQLARQHNIPLIIDNAYGLPFPNIIFEDVKPFWNENTILCMSLSKLGLPGLRCGIVIANEAVTTALSNLNGIISLSPGSVGPVLANHMIENNDILRLSSEVIRPFYQQKSQRAIELLQQAIPDPRFRIHKPEGAIFLWLWFDELPITTMELYQRLKDRGVLIVPGEYFFIGQEEAWEHGHQCLRMNYVQDDEQMQKGITIIAEEIAKAYAE